DNA sequence from the Gopherus evgoodei ecotype Sinaloan lineage chromosome 3, rGopEvg1_v1.p, whole genome shotgun sequence genome:
CCTTGGTGACCTGGAGTTGCTGAACCTTCACAACAACAAGATAAATCAGATCCAAAAACAAGCATTTTTTGGCCTGGGAAACCTAGGAACTCTCAACCTGTCATATAACATTCTGGGGGAGCTGTACGATTACACTTTTGAGGGGCTTCAGAATGTGATGCATATTGATTTGAAACAAAATCATATTGGAGTAATTGCTGGGAATTCGTTCAGGGATTTAAGAAGGTTAAAGTTGGTGGATCTCCGGGACAATGCCATTAAAACTCTCCCTTCTTTCCCAGCCATGATTACTCTTCATTTAAGTGACAATAAGCTAGCATCTGTAGGTAACCAGAGAATAAATGCAACATTCCTTGTCTTGGAAAGAAACAGATTGGACAATCTAGGTGATCTTTATATTCTTTTACAAGTTCCAAATGTGAAGTATATCTTGTTAAGACAAAATCGCTTATCTTATTGTGTTAAAACTGTTAATGTTATAGAAAATAACCAGTTAGTCTACTTGGATCTAGGAGAAAACATGTTAAAGCTTGTGTGGGACAGAGGTTTATGTTTGGATGTGTTCTGGGCACTTTCCAAACTAGAGGTGCTCCACCTGAATAACAACTACCTTACTACCCTTCCACAGGGTATTTTTAGTGGTCTAACATCATTAAACAGACTTAATTTAGCCTCCAACCTGTTGTCTTATCTTTCTCCTGGTGTTTTCCCTGAAAGCCTAAAGACACTTAATATGTCTGAAAACCAACTTCTTTCACCTGCCCTTGAGCTCTTCATGACTTTGAGTATCCTGGATATAACAAATAACAGGTTTTTCTGTGATTGCACTTTAAACACCTGGACAGCACAGTTAAATCAAACTAATGTGACCTTAGCTGGCTCAGAAAATGACACATACTGTGTCCTCCCACCTTTTTTCACAAGGGTTCCACTCTCTTCAGTGGCACTTGATGGCTGTAATGAAGACGAACTCCAGAAACCTCTACAGTTCTCACTGTTCATCTTCACTTCAGTCACTCTGATAATGTTCCTAACAGCAGTCATCATTTTTAGTCACTTTCGAGGGACTTGTTTTGTCTGGTATAAAACCATCAAAGGTGCTCTGCTAAAAGAACGTAAGCAAGCAATAGATACAAGTACCTATAAATATGATGCATATTTATGCTACAGCAGCAAAGACTTTGAGTGGGTCCAAAATTCATTGATAAAGCACCTGGACTCTCAGTATTCTGAGAAAAACAGATTTACTTTGTGCTTTGAAGAGAGAGATTTCCTGCCTGGGGAGGAACAGATCACCAACATCCGTGATGCCATTTGGAATAGCAGGAAGACCATTTGCATTGTGACAAGGCAGTTCCTCAAGGATGGTTGGTGTGTGGAAGCCTTTAATTTTGCCCAGAGCAGATACTTTTGTGACCTGAAAGATGTCCTCATTATGGTTCTTGTTGGGTCACTTTCTCAGTATCAGTTGATGAAATACAAACCAATTAGAGTCTTTGTGCAAAGAAGTCAGTACATGCAGTGGCCTGAAGACCATCAAGATGTAGACTGGTTTTTAAATAACCTTTCTCACCaaattctgaaagaaaaaaaagtgaaaaagaaatCCAGTGTTATAGAAATGCAAACTGTAAGGACAATCTCATAAGTAGGAGGGTTGCTCATGGTTCATATTATTAGTGCTATAAAACAGACTTTTGTAATTACATTTTTGCTTGTGGCTTGACAGTTACTTAAATATTCTAAATCCTTTTC
Encoded proteins:
- the TLR5 gene encoding toll-like receptor 5, yielding MLHHLVFLLGMSLVAREIFAFTSCYSNGQIANYYFCNLTEVPPVPSNTVILWLSYNKIRQVNASSFPLLEQLQILEIGTQFVFTVTIGKAAFRNLPNLRNLDLGDNKILHLDPDAFVELSNVHTLQLYHNSLEESILEEDYLRDMISLEYLDLSGNKIKRLRPHRLFYRLKSLQIVNLKNNEIPILCEGNLASFQGKFFTLFILNSNKLYYPISMDWAKCGNPFKNIALDTLDLGGNGWGVDIMQHFCTAVNGTSIIFLKLSYHIMGPGFGFKNLKDPDQDTFAGLARSGIRLLDISHGSIFSLNPYVFQSLGDLELLNLHNNKINQIQKQAFFGLGNLGTLNLSYNILGELYDYTFEGLQNVMHIDLKQNHIGVIAGNSFRDLRRLKLVDLRDNAIKTLPSFPAMITLHLSDNKLASVGNQRINATFLVLERNRLDNLGDLYILLQVPNVKYILLRQNRLSYCVKTVNVIENNQLVYLDLGENMLKLVWDRGLCLDVFWALSKLEVLHLNNNYLTTLPQGIFSGLTSLNRLNLASNLLSYLSPGVFPESLKTLNMSENQLLSPALELFMTLSILDITNNRFFCDCTLNTWTAQLNQTNVTLAGSENDTYCVLPPFFTRVPLSSVALDGCNEDELQKPLQFSLFIFTSVTLIMFLTAVIIFSHFRGTCFVWYKTIKGALLKERKQAIDTSTYKYDAYLCYSSKDFEWVQNSLIKHLDSQYSEKNRFTLCFEERDFLPGEEQITNIRDAIWNSRKTICIVTRQFLKDGWCVEAFNFAQSRYFCDLKDVLIMVLVGSLSQYQLMKYKPIRVFVQRSQYMQWPEDHQDVDWFLNNLSHQILKEKKVKKKSSVIEMQTVRTIS